A segment of the Robbsia sp. KACC 23696 genome:
TTTTTCCGGAATCGCAAGACAGGGGCCAGGCGGCGATAATCGCTTGAATCGCCTGAGATAATCGCTTACAATCGCCCGGATTTATCTGTCAGCCAGGTCTATTCGAAAGCGTGCTGAAAGCCGCGGGAGTGCAAGTGTATGGTTGGAACGGCGGATGACGCCGGCGCGCAAAAGACGCGCGACGCGGGCAGCGCGCCTTCCCACCGGACCGAACGTGGCGAGTCGTCTATGACGGCCGAGCACGACTCCTCGGGGCGAAGCGCCCACCGCAGCGATGTTTCCGTTTCCGCCTCATCCGAGTTCGACAGCCCCGGGGTTGTCACCGAGGATTGGGATGATTGGCAGGAAACCCCGCCGCCGGTGGTGCCACTCACGCGAGAGCAGGCACAACAGTTGTTCGGGCCCGATGTCGGGCGTCCGTCGCGGGTCACCCCGCTGCGGGTGGTGCTTGCGCAGATTGCGTTGACGATCGTCGCGGCCTGCGTGGCGGCGGTCCTGAGCGCCAATGCAACGGCGGCGGCACTGTCGGCGTTGATCGGCGGGATGATCTGCTGGATTCCGGGCGGTGCCTTCGCCGCGTATCTGCGCCGTCGCGGGCGCGATTCGGTGGGCGTCTGGATGTTGGCTGAAGGGGTCAAGTTGGGACTGACGATCGCGATGTTTATCGCGGTCGCGGTGTTGTACCGGGAAGTGCGGTGGTTGCCGTTGCTCCTGACCTATGTGTTGGCGCTGAAGACTTATTGGCTCGCGCTGGCATGGCGGTAAGTGGCAGGTTGCAAGACCTGCAGGACGGCATGTCGGGAGAACCGGCGCGCCGGACCGACGTAACGTGGCACCGTGTCGCCGTACCCTGCCATCAGTAGGCGCTGCCCGCTGCTTGGCTGTCCGAATTCTTAAAATTGGTGCTTTAATCCTATGGCTGCTGGATCCGAAACTGCGCTGACGCCTTCTGAATATATTGCGCACCATCTGCAAAACTTTGCGACGGGCCATCAGCACAAGCTGATCGATTTCTCGATCATCAACATCGACACGATGTTCTGGTCGATCGTCGCTGGCGTCATCACGATGACGCTGCTGATCTCGTCGGCACGCCGTGCATCGCCGGGCGTGCCGACGCGTTTCCAGTGCCTGATCGAAATGCTGGTCGAGATGGTCGAAGATCAGTCGAAGTCGATCGTTCACGGTGACCGCCGCTTCATCGCGCCGCTGGCCCTGATGGTTTTCGTCTGGGTCGCACTGATGAACTCGTTCGACTTGATCCCGGTCGATCTGCCGAGCCACGTTATTAGCTGGATCGGATTGAGCGGCGTCGTCAGCCATCACCGTATCGTTCCCACCGCCGACCTGAACGCCACGATGGGTATGTCCCTCGGCGTGCTGATCCTGATGCTGTACTACAGCGTCAAGATCAAGGGTGCCGGCGGCTGGGGTAAGGAATTGATCAGTGCACCGTTCGGCAATCACTTTGTCCTGTGGATCCCGAACCTGGCACTGAACATCATCGAATACGTTGCACGGACCGTGTCGCTGGGCATGCGGCTGTTCGGCAATATGTATGCGGGCGAGCTGCTGTTCCTGCTGATCGCTTTGCTGGGCAGCATCTGGCACTTCGACGCAAGTGCCGGCGTGCTGGGCTTCGTCGGCAACGTGGTGGCCGGTAGCGTCTGGGCGATCTTCCACATCCTGATCGTCTTGCTGCAAGCCTTCATTTTCATGATGTTGACGCTGGTGTATCTTGGCCAGGCTCACGATAAACATTGATCGGACTCTTTGCGGAATCGATCGCGTTTTTCACCATTAGTCGTTATTTATCCCGTTTTTAAGACTTTTCCACAGGAGTAACCATGCAAGCTTTCATCGCCAACATCCAGGGTTTCACCGCAATCGCCATCGGCATCATCATTGGCCTGGGTGCGATTGGCGCCTGTATCGGCATCGGCCTGATGGGCGGCAAGTACATCGAAGCTTGCGCGCGTCAGCCGGAACTGATCAACCCGCTGCAAACGAAGATGTTCCTGTTGGCTGGTCTGATCGACGCAGCATTCCTGATCGGCGTGGGTATCGCAATGCTGTTCGCTTTCGCGAACCCGCTGCTGACGGCCCTGGGCGGTGCAGGCGCGTAATCGCGTCGCTTGACGTCCAGTGGAGGATGGCGCCTAAGTAGGCGGCGGCGTCGGCATGACGGACCCGTTGCCCACTGCCAGGCGATTTCGATCCTGCGTTGGCCGCCGCGTTAGCGGCACCCCGCTCCACTCCGCCGGCGACGCCGCCGGGAACCGCCGTCAGGCGGCTCTCCGGCCCGTCGATGGGAGGGGCGGCGGCAAGTGGTAACCCAGGTATCGGGCGCGGCGGTAGCAGCGGCAGCGCGTTCTCCAGTCCGGTGCAGTACTCGTAAAGGAAACACAGTGAATCTCAACGCAACCCTGATTGCGCAGTTGATCGTGTTCCTGATCCTTGCGTGGTTCACGATGAAATTCGTGTGGCCGCCGCTGATCAAGGCGCTCGACGAACGCGCGAGAAAGATCGCCGACGGCCTGGCCGCCGCCGAAAAGGGCAAGGCCGACCTCGCCGATGCGCAGAAGCGTATCGACAAGTCGTTGGCGGAAGCACGCGACCAAGGTCAAAGCCGCATCGCCGACGCAGAAAAGCGTGCGCAGCAGGCAGCCGACGAAATCAAGGCGAAGGCGGAAGCCGACGCTGCTCGGATCATCGCTACGGCGAAGGCCGAGGCGGATCAGCAGATCGCGCGTGCCCGTGAAACGCTGCGTGGTGAAGTCGCCGTCCTGGCAGTCAAGGGCGCCGAGCAGATCCTGCGCCGTGAGATCGATGCCAATGCTCACGCCGACCTGCTGAACCAACTGAAGGCCGAGCTCTGATCATGGCTGAACTCGCGACAATCGCCCGCCCCTACGCCGAAGCCGCTTTCGACGTCGCGCGCGCACCAGCCGAAGCTGGCCAGGGCGCCGTGTCCACCGAAGCCTGGTTGACGCAACTGCAGGCGCTGGCGCAAGTGGCCAGCCAACCTGAAGTCCGCTCGCTGACGAATGATCCGAAGATCAGCCGTGCGCAGCTGTTCGAGCTGCTCGCTGGTAGCGCCGGCGTGACGCTGGATGCACCGGTGCGCAACTTCGCGCAGATGTTGGTCGACAATCGCCGCATCGCGTTGCTGCCGGAGATTGCCGCGCAGTTCGAAGCGTTGAAGCACGCCAGCGAAGGCATTTCCGATGCCGTGATCACCAGCGCATTCCCGCTCTCGGGCGCGGCGTTGACGGATCTGGTGACGGTGCTGGAAAAGAAGTTCGGACGCAAGCTGCAAGCACAGGTCGTTGTCGACCCGGCGCTCATCGGTGGCGTCAGTGTGGCGGTTGGGGATGAAGTGCTCGATACGTCGGTGCGTGCGCGCCTGACGCGGATGCAGGCCACGCTGGCCGCGTAATCCGCTGCGACAGCACTGACTGAGTTCGCGCCCCAGGGTTTCGCAGCAATGCGGCCCCGGGGCGCGAACGCGCTGATGCCGTCGGTGATAAGACCGACATGAAGCCGATAGCAGGCAATGGGTCTGCCGGCGGCAAAGAATTGACTATCAGGAGCAGCAAAATGCAACTCAACCCATCTGAGATCAGCGAGCTGATCAAGACCCGTATCCAGGGTCTGGAAGCGGGCGCGGATCTGCAAA
Coding sequences within it:
- a CDS encoding ATP synthase subunit I, which gives rise to MVGTADDAGAQKTRDAGSAPSHRTERGESSMTAEHDSSGRSAHRSDVSVSASSEFDSPGVVTEDWDDWQETPPPVVPLTREQAQQLFGPDVGRPSRVTPLRVVLAQIALTIVAACVAAVLSANATAAALSALIGGMICWIPGGAFAAYLRRRGRDSVGVWMLAEGVKLGLTIAMFIAVAVLYREVRWLPLLLTYVLALKTYWLALAWR
- the atpB gene encoding F0F1 ATP synthase subunit A encodes the protein MAAGSETALTPSEYIAHHLQNFATGHQHKLIDFSIINIDTMFWSIVAGVITMTLLISSARRASPGVPTRFQCLIEMLVEMVEDQSKSIVHGDRRFIAPLALMVFVWVALMNSFDLIPVDLPSHVISWIGLSGVVSHHRIVPTADLNATMGMSLGVLILMLYYSVKIKGAGGWGKELISAPFGNHFVLWIPNLALNIIEYVARTVSLGMRLFGNMYAGELLFLLIALLGSIWHFDASAGVLGFVGNVVAGSVWAIFHILIVLLQAFIFMMLTLVYLGQAHDKH
- the atpE gene encoding F0F1 ATP synthase subunit C yields the protein MQAFIANIQGFTAIAIGIIIGLGAIGACIGIGLMGGKYIEACARQPELINPLQTKMFLLAGLIDAAFLIGVGIAMLFAFANPLLTALGGAGA
- a CDS encoding F0F1 ATP synthase subunit B, translated to MNLNATLIAQLIVFLILAWFTMKFVWPPLIKALDERARKIADGLAAAEKGKADLADAQKRIDKSLAEARDQGQSRIADAEKRAQQAADEIKAKAEADAARIIATAKAEADQQIARARETLRGEVAVLAVKGAEQILRREIDANAHADLLNQLKAEL
- a CDS encoding F0F1 ATP synthase subunit delta yields the protein MAELATIARPYAEAAFDVARAPAEAGQGAVSTEAWLTQLQALAQVASQPEVRSLTNDPKISRAQLFELLAGSAGVTLDAPVRNFAQMLVDNRRIALLPEIAAQFEALKHASEGISDAVITSAFPLSGAALTDLVTVLEKKFGRKLQAQVVVDPALIGGVSVAVGDEVLDTSVRARLTRMQATLAA